CCTTGGCGGGGGCGGGCGCGCCCGCGGCGCACTCGGCGTCCACGCTGTTCTGCACGCACGGGGCGACCTCGGCGATCACGGCCGTGTCGCGCACGTTGGGCAGGCCGAACGTGAAGGCCATGAAGTAGAGGATGACGAACCCGACGATGAAGTGCGTGATGGAGCCCGCGGAGAGCACGACGACGCGCTTCCAGGTCTTCTGCCGGTAGAACGCGCGGGGCGCGTCGTCGGGGTGGACCTCCTCCAGCGACGTCATGCCGGTGATCTCGCAGAACCCGCCCGCGGGGATCGCCTTGAGGCCGTACTCGGTCTCGCCGCGGCGGAACGACCAGATCTTCGGCCCGAACCCGATGAAGTACCGGGTGACCTTCATCCCGAACATCTTCGCCGTGGCCAGGTGGCCCAGTTCGTGCAGCGCGATCGAGATGCCGATCAGCAGGGCGAAGAGCAGGATGCCCAAAAAGAAGACCACGGTCAGTCCCTTCCCGACCCCGCCGGGGCGGCCACGAGTTCCCGCGCCCGCGCGCGGGCCCAATCCTCCGCCGCGAGCACCTCGGCGACGTCCGCCGGCTCATGAGCCCAGTCACCGGCCTCGTCGAGCACGCGCCGCACAGTGTCCACGATGGAGGTGAACGACGTGCGACCGCCGAGGAAGACGGCGACAGCTTCCTCGTTGGCCGCGTTGTAGACCGCGGGGAGGCAGCCCCCGCCGGAGCCCGCCCACCTGGCCAGGCGGACCGCCGGGAACGTGTCGTCGTCCAGCGGTTCGAACGTCCACGCGGTCGCCACGTCGAAGGTACACGCGGCCGAGGCGCCGGGGACGCGGTCGGGCCAGCCGAGGCCCAGCGAGATGGGCAGCTTCATGTCCGGCGGGCTGGCCTGGGCCAGCGTGGAGCCGTCGGTGAAGGTCACCATCGAGTGAATGACCGATTGCGGGTGCACGACCACGTCGATGCGCTCGTAGGGCACGCCGAACAGCAGCTGCGCCTCGATCAGCTCCAGGCCCTTGTTGACCAGGGTGGCCGAGTTCACGGTGATGACCGGCCCCATCGACCACGTGGGGTGGGCGAGGGCGTCACGCGCGGTGACGTCCGCGAGCTGGTCCCGGGTCCGGCCGCGGAACGGGCCGCCGGAGGCGGTGAGCACGAGCTTGGCCACCTCGTCCTCCCGGCCGCCGCGCAGGCACTGCGCCAGCGCCGAGTGCTCGGAGTCGACCGGCACGATCTGGCCCGGCTTGGCGGCCTTGAGCACGAGGGGGCCGCCGGCGATCAGCGACTCCTTGTTGGCCAGGGCGAGCGTGGCGCCGGTGGCGAGCGCGTGCAGCGTGGGTTCGAGGCCGATCGAGCCGGTCACGCCGTTGAGCACGACGTCGGCGGGGGTCGAGTCGATGAGGTCGGTGGTGGCGGTGGGGCCGGCGAGGATGCGGGGCAGCGTGAACCCGCCCCGCGCGTAGCCGCGCTTCTGCGCCTCGGCGTAGAGGGCGAGCGTGACGTCCTCGACGGCGGTGGCGCGGGACACGGCGACCGCGGCGACCCCGAACTCGACGGCCTGGGCGGCGAGCGCGGCGGGGTCCGCGCCACCGGCGGCCAGTCCGACCACGGAGAACCGGTCGCGGTTGGCGGCGATGACGTCGAGGGCCTGGGTGCCGACGGACCCCGTGGAGCCGAGGACCAGGACCGTGCGTGGTGTGCTCATCACGTCCATTGTTCCGGACACCGGATGACAGCCCTCACAGCGGTAGTTCGATAACGGAATGGTAACCGACGCGTGGCGCGCCCTCGCGGTGGGCACTCCCTGATCAAGCGCCACGACGAATCCGCTCGCCGTGGTCCTCAGGAAGGAGAGCCCCCGTGGGCATCTTGGGTTGGATTGTGCTCGGCCTGATCGCGGGTGCCATCGCCAAGGCCATCATGCCTGGTCGTGACCCCGGTGGCATCATCATCACGATGCTGCTCGGCATCGTCGGCGCCATCATCGGCGGTTTCGTGGGGCGTGCCATCTTCGGCACGGACCTCAACACGTTCTTCAGCCTGAGCACCTGGCTGCTGGCCATCCTCGGCTCGCTGATCGTGCTCGGCATCTACCGCCTGGTGACGGGCAACCGAGCCAGGGCCTGACGTCGACCGACCCGTCGAGGCGGGTCTGAGCGAACTCACGCGGAGCGGCCCCCGTCGACCTCGGTCGGCGGGGGCCGCTCCGCGTCCCGGTCACCCCCGCCCGCTCACCCGGCGAGCCCGGCGTCGCGGGCCAGCAGCGCGGCCTGCACCCGGTTGGTGAGGCCGAGCTTGGCGAGCAGCCGGCTCACGTAGGTCTTCACGGTCGCCTCGCTCATGTGCAGCCGCTGGCCGACGTCGGCGTTCGACATGCCGAGCCCGAGCAGCGCCAGCACCTCGACCTCCCGCTCGGTCAGGCCCGCGACCTGCCGCACCGCCTCCTGCCTGCGCGGTTGGCCCACCTGGGCGACCATGCCGACGACGCGGCTCGTCACCATCGGCGACAGGTACGCCTCGCCCGCGTGCACGGCCCGCACCGCGCGCAGCAGCTCCTCGGGTGCGGAGTCCTTGAGCAGGAAGCCGGCCGCGCCGTCGGACAGCGCGCGCACGATGTTGTCGTCCTCCCCGAACGTGGTCAGCACCACGACGCGCACGCCCGGCGCGACCGAACGCAGCTCGCGGGCCGCCGCCAGGCCGTCCAGGCGCGGCATGCGGATGTCGAGCACGGCGACGTCGACCCGCCGCTCCCGGGCCAGGGCGACGGCCTCGCGGCCGTCACCGGCCTCGGCGACCAGCTCGATGTCGTCGGCGGTGCCGAGGATGGCCTTGATGCCCGCGCGCATCAGCGGCTCGTCGTCGGCGATGAGGACCCGGATCAACGTTCACATCCCCTGGAGGTGGGTTGTCTTCTCGACGAGCCGTCCGCCCGCGAAGCAGAACCGGACGACCCTGGTCGCCCGCGACCGGTAGCTCTGCTCGTCGGCCACGCGGTACCGGCACGTCGCCCCGGCGGGTTCCGGCGGCGCGTCGGAGCTGAGGTCGCCCAGCGGCGGTTCGGCGCCGCCCGGCAGCCTCGCCATCACGTCGGCCTCGGCCTGCCCGACCTGGATCGAGTCGTACAGCGCCTGGTCGACGACCTTGGTGAAGGGCTGGGAGCCGATCCACGTGTAGCCGCCCACTACCACCACCACGACGACGCCGGCGAGCAGGATGGAGCCGACGCCCGCCCACTTGCGGATGCCGGTCGGCTTGGCGGGCTCGGGCTCCACCTCGTCGGACGGCTCGTCGTCCGCCGCGGCGGTGTCCTCGTAGGGCAGCACGGCCGCGATCCGGAACCCGCCGGCGGGCAGCTCGCCGACGTGCAGCATGCCGCCGGCCAGCCGCACCCGCTCCCCCAGGCCGATCAGGCCGAAGCCGGAGCCCTCGGGCCGCTTCGTGCGGGGCGGGTTGTTGCGGACCTCGACGACCAGCGCGTCCGGCTCGTACTTCACGGTGACCTGAACGCTCGCGCCGGGCGCGTGCTTGCTGGCGTTGGTCAGGCCCTCCTGGGCGATGCGGTAGGCGGCGTGGCTGACCTTCGCGGGCAGCGGCACGGGTTGGCCGCCGCGGACCAGGCTGACCCGCACGCCGGCCCGCCGGGCGCCCTCGACCAGCTCGTCGATCGCGTCCACGGTGCGCCGGACCTGGTCCTCCTCGGGCTCGTCGCGCCGCAGCACGCCGATGACGCCGCGCAGCTCCTCCATCGCGGTCAGGGCGGCGCTGCGCAGCACCTGGACGGCCTCGCGCTGCTTCTCGCCCAGCCCGGTGTCGAGCGCGAGCGCGCCCGCGTGCACGGAGATGAGGCTGAGCCGGTGGCCGAGGCTGTCGTGCATGTCCTGGGCGATGCGGTTGCGCTCGCGCAGCCGCACCTGGCGCGACACCATCCGCCGCTCGCGCACCACCCGCTCCTCGCGCTCCTGCAGCGCGGCGACCAGGGCGTTGCGCTGGGCGGTGTACCGGCCGACGAGGAACGGCAGGGCGACGGCCATGCCGTAGACGGTGAGCATCACGAACGACCCGAACGGGCCGGACAGGCCCGGCGTCGACACGCCCCAGGCCAGCATGTGCAGGGCGAGGGCGAGCACGGCGGTGAACAGCGCCCGCTGCCACGACGCGATCCGGTAGCCGGCGCCGTAGGCGAGCATCACGATCATGACGAGGCCGCCGTGCTCGTGACCGAACACCACCCAGGTGCCGATCAGCAGCGCCAGCGCCGGGAACAGCAGCCGCACGAGGTACAGCGCCACGTAGCCCGCGCCGACCCCGGCCAGGACCAGGCCGGACGTCCGCCAGTCGCCCTGGAGCCAGCCGGGGAACACGTCCATCGCGAGCATCACCAGCACCGCGAACACCTCGCGGGCGACGCGCCACGGCGTCACCCGGGCGAACCGGGCGGCGTGGGTGCGCAGGAAGGCGGCCGGCGCCTCCCGGAGGTCCGGCAGGTCCGGCCGGAACCGCTGGACGCGGTGCACGACAGGGGTCACAGGTGACCACGGTAGAGAAGCCGCAGGTCGTCGGCCGCGTTCATTGGTCGCGAAGGTGTTCGACGAAAGTTGACGCGCGCCCGGCGCGACGCGCCCGCCAGGTGGCGACGAGCA
This region of Saccharothrix longispora genomic DNA includes:
- the dxr gene encoding 1-deoxy-D-xylulose-5-phosphate reductoisomerase translates to MSTPRTVLVLGSTGSVGTQALDVIAANRDRFSVVGLAAGGADPAALAAQAVEFGVAAVAVSRATAVEDVTLALYAEAQKRGYARGGFTLPRILAGPTATTDLIDSTPADVVLNGVTGSIGLEPTLHALATGATLALANKESLIAGGPLVLKAAKPGQIVPVDSEHSALAQCLRGGREDEVAKLVLTASGGPFRGRTRDQLADVTARDALAHPTWSMGPVITVNSATLVNKGLELIEAQLLFGVPYERIDVVVHPQSVIHSMVTFTDGSTLAQASPPDMKLPISLGLGWPDRVPGASAACTFDVATAWTFEPLDDDTFPAVRLARWAGSGGGCLPAVYNAANEEAVAVFLGGRTSFTSIVDTVRRVLDEAGDWAHEPADVAEVLAAEDWARARARELVAAPAGSGRD
- a CDS encoding response regulator transcription factor encodes the protein MIRVLIADDEPLMRAGIKAILGTADDIELVAEAGDGREAVALARERRVDVAVLDIRMPRLDGLAAARELRSVAPGVRVVVLTTFGEDDNIVRALSDGAAGFLLKDSAPEELLRAVRAVHAGEAYLSPMVTSRVVGMVAQVGQPRRQEAVRQVAGLTEREVEVLALLGLGMSNADVGQRLHMSEATVKTYVSRLLAKLGLTNRVQAALLARDAGLAG
- a CDS encoding GlsB/YeaQ/YmgE family stress response membrane protein, with the protein product MGILGWIVLGLIAGAIAKAIMPGRDPGGIIITMLLGIVGAIIGGFVGRAIFGTDLNTFFSLSTWLLAILGSLIVLGIYRLVTGNRARA
- a CDS encoding sensor histidine kinase, which encodes MTPVVHRVQRFRPDLPDLREAPAAFLRTHAARFARVTPWRVAREVFAVLVMLAMDVFPGWLQGDWRTSGLVLAGVGAGYVALYLVRLLFPALALLIGTWVVFGHEHGGLVMIVMLAYGAGYRIASWQRALFTAVLALALHMLAWGVSTPGLSGPFGSFVMLTVYGMAVALPFLVGRYTAQRNALVAALQEREERVVRERRMVSRQVRLRERNRIAQDMHDSLGHRLSLISVHAGALALDTGLGEKQREAVQVLRSAALTAMEELRGVIGVLRRDEPEEDQVRRTVDAIDELVEGARRAGVRVSLVRGGQPVPLPAKVSHAAYRIAQEGLTNASKHAPGASVQVTVKYEPDALVVEVRNNPPRTKRPEGSGFGLIGLGERVRLAGGMLHVGELPAGGFRIAAVLPYEDTAAADDEPSDEVEPEPAKPTGIRKWAGVGSILLAGVVVVVVVGGYTWIGSQPFTKVVDQALYDSIQVGQAEADVMARLPGGAEPPLGDLSSDAPPEPAGATCRYRVADEQSYRSRATRVVRFCFAGGRLVEKTTHLQGM